The Phragmites australis chromosome 15, lpPhrAust1.1, whole genome shotgun sequence genome window below encodes:
- the LOC133892082 gene encoding probable leucine-rich repeat receptor-like protein kinase At1g68400 gives MPSFRHCSSLLLLLCYLSTRLVHGEVANGGHQDLPSLLSFKAYNPNATALETWVGPNPCSGTWFGTRCYRGRVVGVFLDNASLVGAVAPLLRLSQIRVLAVRNNSLSGPLPHLDNSTSPWLRHLLVSHNILSGSLSVSLGSLLTLSAEHNGFHGGLEALRVPMLRSFNVSGNKLAGEISGDLSRFPSSSFSGNLALCGQPLPRCVHASNALGSDSSSNATTSIAAQSPSAAANTGGSVSSSNGGFSKLNLTALMATGIGNAVLITVSLAISVAMFVYMRRKLRSAKDASDAALCFEEEDKRTNGDEKCQKSGALVCFEGGEELRLESLLKASAEVLGKGVSGSTYKAVLEDGIVVAVKRLSALQFPACRSKAFDRHMRLVGRLRHRHVVSLRGYCNSNGERLLVYDYLPNGSLQSLLQGNGGGMRSLDWATKKGILFGAAQGLNYIHTFPARPALVHANVKPSNILLDERGGSCVSECGLMRYATNIHQSIIPQARCPPDLFLDRSAATTSAPSSGWHGYAAPELASGAGARATQESDVYSFGMVLLEVVTGHKAADGEECGEGGDDTMGMVKIGMLCTAEVPEERPRMAQVLAMMGEFM, from the exons ATGCCTAGCTTCCGCCATTGCTCatccctgctcctcctcctctgctacCTATCGACAAGACTCGTTCATGGAGAGGTTGCCAATGGTGGCCACCAGGACCTTCCCTCGCTCCTCTCCTTCAAGGCCTACAACCCAAACGCCACCGCCCTGGAGACCTGGGTCGGCCCCAACCCGTGCTCCGGCACATGGTTCGGGACCCGGTGCTACAGGGGCAGGGTGGTGGGGGTCTTCCTGGACAACGCCTCGCTGGTCGGCGCCGTGGCTCCTCTCCTTCGGCTCAGCCAGATTAGGGTGCTCGCCGTCAGGAACAACTCCCTGTCCGGCCCTCTCCCTCACCTGGATAACTCCACGAGCCCATGGCTGAGGCACCTGCTGGTTTCCCACAACATCCTCAGTGGAAGCCTCAGCGTTTCGCTGGGTTCTTTGCTCACTCTTAGTGCAGAGCATAACGGCTTCCATGGAGGCTTGGAGGCGCTGCGCGTTCCGATGCTCAGGAGCTTCAACGTATCAGGGAACAAGCTCGCTGGGGAGATCTCCGGCGATCTGTCCAGGTTCCCGAGCTCGTCGTTCAGCGGCAATCTTGCTCTCTGTGGGCAGCCTCTTCCAAGATGTGTTCATGCTTCTAATGCATTAGGATCAGATAGTTCTTCAAATGCTACCACTAGTATTGCTGCTCAATCTCCTAGTGCAGCAGCGAACACCGGTGGTAGTGTTTCTTCTAGCAATGGAGGCTTCAGTAAGCTTAACCTGACAGCGCTCATGGCCACCGGCATTGGTAATGCGGTGCTCATCACTGTCTCGTTAGCTATCTCTGTGGCCATGTTCGTCTACATGAGGAGAAAGCTCCGGTCTGCGAAGGATGCTTCCGATGCGGCGCTCTGCTTCGAGGAGGAAGACAAGAGGACGAACGGGGACGAGAAGTGCCAGAAGAGCGGTGCGCTGGTCTGCTTCGAGGGCGGCGAGGAGCTGCGGCTGGAGAGCCTCCTCAAGGCCTCGGCGGAGGTGCTCGGAAAGGGCGTGTCTGGGAGCACGTACAAGGCGGTCCTCGAGGACGGCATCGTGGTGGCCGTGAAGCGCCTGAGCGCGCTACAGTTCCCCGCTTGCCGGAGCAAGGCCTTCGACCGCCACATGCGGCTCGTCGGCCGGCTCCGGCACCGGCACGTCGTCAGCCTCAGAGGATACTGCAACTCCAACGGGGAGCGGCTGCTCGTCTACGACTACCTCCCCAACGGGAGCCTCCAGTCCCTTCTGCAAGGCAATG GTGGAGGCATGAGAAGCTTGGATTGGGCGACTAAGAAGGGCATCCTGTTCGGCGCGGCGCAGGGGCTGAACTACATCCACACGTTCCCGGCGCGGCCGGCGCTGGTGCACGCGAACGTGAAGCCGTCCAACATCCTCCTGGACGAGCGCGGCGGCTCGTGCGTCTCCGAGTGCGGGCTCATGCGCTACGCCACCAACATCCATCAGTCCATTATCCCGCAGGCCCGGTGCCCGCCCGACCTGTTCCTGGACCGGTCCGCGGCGACGACGTCGGCACCGTCGAGCGGGTGGCACGGGTACGCGGCGCCGGAGCTGGCGTCCGGCGCGGGCGCGAGGGCGACGCAGGAGTCGGACGTGTACAGCTTTGGGATGGTGCTCCTGGAGGTGGTGACCGGTCACAAGGCCGCGGACGGCGAGGAGTGCGGCGAGGGGGGCGACGACACGATGGGGATGGTGAAGATCGGGATGCTGTGCACCGCCGAGGTGCCGGAGGAGAGGCCCAGGATGGCGCAGG